One part of the Nitrosophilus kaiyonis genome encodes these proteins:
- a CDS encoding rod shape-determining protein, producing the protein MIFDKIIGWFSNDMGIDLGTANTLVLVKGQGIIINEPSVVAVKKDRFGREKILAVGREAKEMVGKTPGDIRAVRPMKDGVIADFDMTEKMIRYFIEKAHSRKAFLRPRVIICVPYGLTQVERKAVRESALSAGAREVFLIEEPMAAAIGAGLPIKEPHGNLVVDIGGGTTEIGVISLGGLVVCKSVRTAGDKIDRAIADFIKKKYNLLIGDRVAEEVKINIGTALPLKEPLKMIVNGRDQLTGMLSSIEITSDDIYEAMRAPLKEIADALKEILEKMPPELAGDIVENGIVLTGGGALIRNLDRYLSDIVKLPVFVSEDPLLAVAKGTGKALEEIEILQQLSNE; encoded by the coding sequence ATGATATTTGATAAGATTATAGGCTGGTTTTCAAATGATATGGGTATAGATCTTGGAACTGCAAATACTCTAGTTCTTGTAAAAGGACAGGGAATTATTATAAATGAGCCATCTGTAGTGGCAGTAAAAAAAGATAGATTTGGTAGAGAAAAAATCTTAGCTGTTGGAAGAGAAGCTAAAGAGATGGTTGGTAAAACTCCAGGTGATATTAGAGCAGTTAGGCCTATGAAAGATGGAGTAATAGCAGATTTTGATATGACTGAAAAGATGATAAGATATTTCATAGAAAAGGCCCATAGCAGAAAAGCATTTCTAAGACCAAGAGTAATAATCTGTGTACCATATGGTTTAACTCAGGTAGAAAGAAAAGCAGTAAGAGAATCAGCCTTAAGTGCTGGAGCAAGAGAAGTATTTTTAATTGAAGAGCCAATGGCTGCAGCTATTGGCGCAGGTCTTCCTATAAAAGAGCCTCATGGAAATCTTGTTGTTGATATTGGCGGGGGAACAACTGAAATTGGTGTTATCAGCCTTGGGGGTCTTGTAGTTTGTAAGTCTGTAAGAACCGCTGGAGATAAAATTGATAGAGCAATAGCAGATTTTATAAAGAAAAAATATAATCTTTTAATTGGAGATAGAGTTGCAGAAGAGGTTAAAATAAATATAGGAACAGCCCTTCCATTAAAAGAGCCGCTTAAAATGATAGTTAATGGAAGGGATCAATTAACCGGAATGCTCTCTTCAATAGAAATTACAAGTGATGATATTTATGAGGCTATGAGAGCTCCATTGAAAGAGATAGCAGATGCTCTTAAAGAGATACTTGAAAAGATGCCTCCAGAACTTGCTGGAGATATTGTTGAAAATGGAATTGTATTAACTGGTGGAGGTGCATTGATTAGAAATTTAGATAGATACCTTTCAGATATTGTAAAATTGCCTGTATTTGTTAGTGAGGATCCATTATTGGCGGTTGCAAAAGGTACAGGTAAAGCTTTAGAAGAGATAGAAATCCTTCAGCAACTCTCTAATGAATAA